Proteins encoded by one window of Thermobaculum terrenum ATCC BAA-798:
- a CDS encoding valine--tRNA ligase, with protein sequence MQISEKEMAKAYDPRAVEARWYDWWDKQGYFTPKIDPTRKPFTIIMPPPNVTGELHMGHALFVTVEDILTRWRRMQGYPTLWLPGADHAGIAGQWVVEKELAAEGLTRHDLGREKFLERTWDWMNRYRGRIREQLRILGASCDWSRFKFTMDPEPSRAVRTAFKRLYDEGLIYRGKRMINWCPRCMTALSDLEVDHEEVKSHLWTLRYPIDGTDQFIEVATTRPETMLGDTAVAVHPDDERYRGIVGRTATLPIIGRKLQIVADELVDPEFGSGAVKVTPAHDPTDFEIGQKHNLPAVNILNLNGTLNENAGPFAGQTIQEARRNVVRRLEEEGYLVRVEDYTHSVAVCDRCESVIEPIISEQWFLRMDRLNKPALEVVRNEIVRMIPDRFKQIYINWVENEHDWCISRQLWWGHRIPIWYCHDCGHTMATDQEMLERCEKCGSTHIEQDPDVLDTWFSSALWPMSTLGWPEDTDDLRYFYPTSVMETGYDIIFLWVHRMIFMGLHFMGEVPFFDVYFHGTVRDEKGQRMSKTKGNVLDPTEITEQYGSDALRFALITSAPAGSDMKLGIQRVEAMRNFANKIWNATRYVIRACEDSQIETGPDGDPLPTSSEDATLADKWIISRLHRTIRDVTNMMERYQLHEAGRRLYDFIWSEYCDWYIESTKVVLAGDNEPAKRAARQTLVYVLERALRLLHPYMPFVTEELWHYLPHKGESIMIANWPEGGDTDSEAERQYELVTDIIRAIRNVRAERDVPTNRLVSAMIIAGNDTNILQEQAPIISRLARVDQSQLRIEAEGDMPSEDVVALVIGNTRVYLPLTGLIDIEEERKRLNQERDKTLAEIERVRNLLSNEQFTSRAPEHVVQRERDKLMAAEERLRTLDEHIQRLGKS encoded by the coding sequence ATGCAGATCTCTGAGAAAGAGATGGCAAAGGCTTACGACCCGCGAGCAGTGGAAGCACGTTGGTACGATTGGTGGGACAAACAGGGTTACTTTACGCCCAAGATAGACCCCACACGTAAGCCCTTCACGATTATAATGCCTCCGCCCAACGTAACTGGGGAGCTACACATGGGACATGCACTCTTCGTCACGGTTGAGGATATACTTACGCGCTGGCGCAGGATGCAGGGATATCCAACACTGTGGTTGCCAGGCGCCGATCACGCTGGTATCGCAGGACAGTGGGTAGTAGAGAAGGAGCTTGCTGCCGAAGGGCTCACACGCCACGATCTAGGCAGGGAGAAGTTTTTGGAGCGCACTTGGGACTGGATGAATCGATACCGAGGCCGGATCAGAGAGCAACTCCGCATACTTGGCGCCTCGTGCGATTGGTCCCGCTTTAAATTTACAATGGATCCGGAACCATCAAGAGCAGTGCGCACCGCTTTCAAGAGACTCTACGACGAGGGACTCATCTATCGTGGAAAGCGCATGATCAACTGGTGCCCACGATGTATGACAGCTCTCTCTGACCTCGAAGTTGATCACGAAGAGGTGAAGTCTCACCTTTGGACTCTACGCTACCCAATAGATGGTACTGACCAGTTTATAGAGGTTGCCACGACGCGTCCTGAGACCATGCTAGGAGACACAGCCGTCGCTGTTCATCCCGATGACGAGCGATATAGAGGGATCGTTGGCAGAACGGCCACATTACCAATAATTGGACGTAAGCTACAGATCGTAGCGGACGAGCTAGTCGATCCCGAGTTTGGCAGCGGCGCAGTCAAGGTCACACCGGCACACGATCCCACCGACTTCGAGATAGGGCAGAAGCATAACCTACCTGCAGTCAACATCCTGAATTTAAATGGGACCCTTAATGAGAATGCAGGGCCCTTTGCGGGCCAAACAATACAGGAAGCCAGACGTAATGTAGTTCGCAGGCTTGAAGAAGAAGGATACTTAGTAAGAGTAGAGGATTATACCCATTCGGTCGCAGTGTGTGATCGATGCGAGTCAGTAATCGAGCCAATTATCAGCGAACAATGGTTCCTTCGAATGGACAGACTCAACAAACCTGCGCTCGAAGTCGTTCGTAATGAGATCGTGCGCATGATTCCCGATCGCTTCAAGCAGATTTACATCAACTGGGTCGAGAACGAGCACGATTGGTGCATCTCGCGTCAGCTATGGTGGGGACACAGGATACCGATATGGTACTGTCATGATTGTGGGCACACTATGGCAACTGATCAGGAAATGCTCGAAAGGTGTGAGAAGTGCGGAAGCACACATATAGAACAGGATCCAGATGTTCTAGACACATGGTTTAGCTCCGCTCTGTGGCCGATGAGCACGCTCGGCTGGCCCGAAGATACAGATGACCTGCGTTACTTCTACCCCACATCAGTGATGGAAACTGGATATGACATCATCTTCCTGTGGGTGCACCGCATGATCTTCATGGGCCTGCACTTCATGGGCGAGGTACCATTCTTTGATGTGTACTTCCACGGCACAGTACGAGATGAAAAAGGCCAGAGGATGAGCAAAACAAAGGGAAATGTGCTGGATCCTACAGAGATCACAGAGCAGTACGGAAGCGATGCCTTAAGGTTTGCTCTCATAACGTCGGCTCCCGCTGGTTCGGACATGAAGCTGGGAATTCAGCGCGTGGAGGCTATGCGCAACTTCGCCAACAAGATCTGGAATGCTACCCGCTATGTTATTCGAGCTTGTGAAGATAGCCAGATAGAGACGGGACCTGATGGAGATCCACTGCCAACAAGCTCAGAGGATGCAACACTTGCTGACAAGTGGATCATCAGCCGTTTGCATAGAACCATAAGAGACGTTACCAACATGATGGAGCGTTATCAGCTCCATGAAGCGGGGAGGAGACTCTACGACTTCATCTGGTCTGAGTACTGTGACTGGTACATAGAGTCAACAAAAGTTGTACTTGCTGGAGATAATGAGCCTGCAAAACGGGCCGCGAGACAGACATTAGTATACGTCCTCGAAAGAGCACTTAGACTACTTCACCCATATATGCCCTTTGTGACGGAAGAGTTGTGGCACTACCTGCCACATAAAGGTGAATCCATAATGATAGCCAATTGGCCAGAGGGAGGAGATACAGATAGCGAGGCAGAACGGCAATATGAACTCGTGACAGATATCATCAGAGCAATCCGTAACGTTCGCGCTGAAAGAGATGTGCCGACTAACCGACTTGTGAGCGCCATGATAATCGCAGGTAACGATACAAATATCCTGCAGGAGCAGGCACCTATCATCAGCAGGCTGGCAAGGGTTGATCAATCTCAGCTTAGGATAGAGGCCGAGGGCGACATGCCATCAGAAGATGTAGTAGCACTAGTTATAGGAAATACTCGAGTCTACCTGCCTCTAACAGGATTGATAGACATAGAAGAGGAACGAAAGAGGCTAAACCAAGAGCGAGACAAAACCTTGGCAGAGATCGAGAGAGTTCGCAACCTGCTCTCAAACGAGCAGTTCACGTCCAGAGCCCCTGAGCACGTCGTTCAAAGAGAACGGGACAAGCTCATGGCGGCGGAAGAAAGACTAAGAACACTGGATGAGCATATACAAAGGTTGGGCAAGAGCTAG
- a CDS encoding adenosylhomocysteinase, which yields MSISPDANLIKEGERKIEWVAQHSPVLNRLRDTILNDGTFQGKRLALCVHLEAKTAYLATILADCGAQVVVTGSNPHSTKDDVCAALASRGITVYAKQDCPREVWEEHLLNTIDTEPEIIIDDGAELVSRLITHRPHLASKVIGSSEQTTTGVIKLRAMEKDGVLPWPAIAANDAMCKHMFDNRYGTGQSAIGAVLSSTNLLMAGRKVVIIGYGWCGRGLARYADGMGARVIVVEVDPVKALEAIADGFRVMNMQEAAREGEFFITATGNIDAIRKEHFEVMQDGALIANAGHYEHEINLQDLSSISVSVQEARPYIKEYRLQDGRRIHVIADGELVNLAAGDGHPVEIIDLTFAVQALSAHYVAKHRDELQPGVYNLPEEIDKNIAKTKLETLGIKLEGLTQKQQQYLNSWRTS from the coding sequence ATGAGTATCTCTCCGGATGCCAACTTGATAAAAGAAGGCGAACGCAAAATTGAATGGGTAGCCCAACATTCTCCTGTGCTTAACCGCCTGAGGGATACAATTCTGAACGATGGGACTTTCCAGGGCAAACGCCTGGCATTGTGCGTACATCTGGAGGCCAAGACCGCTTATTTAGCGACTATACTAGCCGACTGTGGTGCACAAGTAGTCGTTACCGGATCTAACCCTCACTCAACAAAAGATGATGTATGCGCAGCTCTGGCAAGTCGGGGCATTACGGTCTATGCCAAGCAGGATTGCCCTCGAGAGGTATGGGAGGAACACCTGCTAAATACTATCGACACTGAACCTGAGATCATAATAGACGATGGAGCAGAACTCGTAAGCAGGCTCATTACGCACAGACCTCACTTAGCAAGTAAAGTCATAGGATCTTCTGAACAGACAACTACGGGAGTAATCAAACTGAGGGCTATGGAAAAAGATGGAGTACTCCCATGGCCAGCAATTGCAGCCAATGATGCTATGTGTAAGCATATGTTCGATAACCGGTACGGCACTGGACAGTCAGCCATAGGAGCGGTTCTGAGCTCAACTAATCTACTCATGGCAGGTAGAAAAGTAGTGATCATAGGATATGGGTGGTGTGGGAGAGGGCTCGCACGCTATGCAGATGGCATGGGAGCAAGGGTCATTGTCGTGGAAGTAGATCCAGTAAAAGCTCTTGAAGCTATAGCTGATGGCTTCCGAGTAATGAACATGCAGGAAGCAGCTCGCGAAGGCGAGTTCTTTATAACAGCTACAGGCAACATCGATGCCATACGCAAGGAGCACTTTGAAGTCATGCAAGATGGTGCTCTAATTGCCAACGCCGGACACTATGAGCATGAGATAAATCTTCAAGATCTAAGCAGCATAAGTGTGAGCGTCCAAGAAGCCAGGCCTTACATCAAGGAGTACAGGTTGCAAGATGGGCGTAGAATACACGTAATAGCTGATGGCGAGCTTGTGAATCTAGCTGCAGGCGATGGGCACCCAGTAGAGATCATAGACTTGACATTTGCAGTACAGGCACTATCCGCCCATTACGTAGCCAAGCATAGAGATGAGTTACAACCAGGAGTATATAACCTACCAGAGGAGATCGACAAGAACATAGCCAAAACCAAACTAGAGACCCTTGGTATAAAGCTCGAGGGACTGACTCAGAAACAGCAGCAATATCTCAATTCCTGGAGGACATCATAA
- a CDS encoding adenosylhomocysteinase, with amino-acid sequence MISNESIIKDPSLAPSGERKIQWVDQHSPVLNALREKYLNKESIGGLKIGIIVPLEAKTGFLATVLADAGAEVVVTGTGPAYVQDDVAAALVARGLRVYAISGVSDDEFRKYLEKVLEFQPDVLIDDRAEFVRMLHTDYQHLLSKVRGASEQTTSGVTRLLAMQEQGVLRLPVIAANNAMCKHFFDNRYGTGQSVWTAIMSATNLFIAGREVVVIGYGWCGKGLARRAKGLGARVTVVEVDPVKGLEAWADGFEVHPLEKCASYGDIFVTSTGSPHAIDTQHIEQMKDGAILANAGGLDDEINVKGLEAIAKEKREARRYITEYVLPDGRRIHLLAEGFLVNLVAGDGHPVEIIDMTFAVQALGMRHVALHYDQLGPGVHDFPKELDEEIARLKLKSLGMGVGSLTKEQINYLHSWR; translated from the coding sequence ATGATATCCAATGAATCCATAATCAAAGACCCATCTCTAGCGCCTAGTGGTGAAAGAAAAATTCAGTGGGTTGATCAGCACTCCCCTGTATTGAATGCCCTGCGCGAGAAATACCTGAACAAGGAGTCCATAGGCGGGCTTAAGATAGGAATCATAGTACCTCTAGAAGCTAAAACCGGTTTTCTAGCAACAGTGCTGGCAGATGCCGGAGCTGAGGTAGTGGTTACAGGTACAGGGCCAGCCTATGTTCAGGATGATGTAGCAGCTGCTCTAGTCGCTAGAGGTTTGAGGGTTTACGCGATATCAGGGGTATCAGATGATGAGTTTAGAAAATACCTAGAGAAAGTGCTGGAATTTCAGCCAGATGTCCTCATAGATGACAGAGCAGAATTCGTTCGCATGTTGCATACAGACTACCAACATCTATTATCAAAAGTCAGAGGCGCATCCGAACAAACCACATCAGGTGTAACAAGGCTCCTGGCTATGCAGGAGCAAGGGGTGCTGAGATTGCCGGTAATAGCCGCCAATAACGCTATGTGCAAACACTTTTTTGATAACAGATACGGTACTGGTCAGTCCGTATGGACGGCGATAATGTCAGCCACCAACCTATTCATAGCGGGGAGAGAAGTAGTAGTCATAGGATACGGCTGGTGTGGTAAAGGGCTTGCACGCAGGGCTAAAGGCCTAGGCGCGAGAGTAACTGTCGTAGAGGTGGATCCGGTGAAGGGTCTAGAAGCCTGGGCAGATGGATTTGAGGTACACCCCTTGGAGAAGTGCGCTTCTTATGGAGATATATTTGTTACATCCACGGGTTCCCCGCATGCGATAGACACCCAGCATATCGAACAGATGAAAGATGGTGCCATTTTGGCCAATGCAGGGGGCCTGGATGACGAAATTAACGTGAAAGGACTGGAAGCCATCGCTAAAGAAAAGAGAGAAGCGCGTAGATACATTACTGAGTATGTACTTCCGGATGGTAGACGCATACATCTACTTGCTGAGGGTTTCCTGGTAAATCTAGTCGCTGGAGACGGACACCCAGTCGAGATAATTGACATGACATTTGCAGTACAGGCACTAGGAATGAGGCACGTTGCTCTGCACTACGATCAACTGGGGCCTGGAGTTCACGATTTCCCTAAGGAATTGGACGAAGAAATAGCAAGGCTAAAACTTAAGTCTCTTGGCATGGGAGTGGGATCTCTTACCAAGGAGCAGATCAACTACCTTCATAGCTGGAGATAA
- a CDS encoding amidohydrolase family protein, giving the protein MKTLLSGAVVVTCNESHNVLRPGDVLIEDDRIAFVGPKYEGDYDQKVHLGGYLLMPGLINAHTHSSMTLFRSKADDVDLRTFLQERVWPLEAKLTDEDAYVGSLLSAIEMLKSGVTCYVDMYFFEEGLVRAALDTGIRAVITPGIIEVPGLVKALGHWDQRTNTVIDFCRRWENYTGRIHTGLGPHAPYTLPFEALKEISSEAKRNDLPVHIHLVETKEERDNFNSKGLGSTVGALEEAGFFEAKVISAHSVWIEEGDEHIYTRHHAGVAHCPISNAKLGVGVAPINRMLSAGVNVGLGTDSAASNNNLNLWEELKFAPLIAKAVSQNPLVISAEQALWMATRLGAMAIHRSDIGVIANGMKADVIALDIDRPEFLPATTASDYVHHLVYSANKDMVKHVWVNGSKVVENGQLLMLDEAETIKKAGVVAARLLEG; this is encoded by the coding sequence ATGAAAACGTTGCTTTCTGGAGCAGTGGTAGTTACCTGCAACGAGTCGCATAATGTCTTGAGGCCAGGAGATGTCCTTATTGAAGACGACAGAATCGCGTTTGTAGGACCCAAATACGAGGGCGATTATGATCAGAAGGTACACCTAGGAGGGTACCTTCTCATGCCTGGACTCATAAACGCTCATACGCACTCTTCCATGACGCTCTTTAGGTCCAAGGCCGATGATGTCGACTTAAGAACTTTCCTTCAGGAAAGGGTTTGGCCATTAGAGGCCAAGCTTACAGACGAAGATGCGTACGTAGGTTCTCTACTCTCAGCCATCGAGATGCTCAAGTCAGGAGTTACCTGTTACGTAGATATGTACTTCTTTGAAGAAGGTTTAGTGCGTGCAGCACTAGATACAGGTATCAGAGCAGTTATAACTCCTGGAATAATCGAAGTCCCAGGATTAGTGAAAGCTTTGGGACATTGGGATCAGCGAACTAACACAGTAATAGACTTCTGCAGGCGTTGGGAGAACTACACAGGCAGGATCCACACAGGATTAGGTCCACACGCTCCATATACTTTGCCATTCGAAGCCCTCAAGGAGATAAGCAGCGAAGCTAAGCGCAATGATCTGCCAGTTCATATACACCTAGTAGAAACCAAGGAAGAACGGGACAACTTCAACTCCAAAGGTTTAGGATCTACTGTCGGTGCTCTTGAAGAAGCTGGGTTCTTTGAGGCCAAGGTAATATCAGCACATAGCGTATGGATAGAAGAGGGAGATGAGCATATATATACACGTCACCACGCCGGCGTGGCTCATTGTCCAATCAGTAACGCCAAGTTGGGAGTAGGGGTAGCACCCATAAACAGAATGCTTTCGGCCGGAGTCAATGTAGGTTTGGGGACGGATAGTGCAGCATCTAACAACAACCTGAACCTCTGGGAAGAGCTAAAGTTTGCACCTCTGATTGCCAAGGCTGTATCTCAGAACCCACTTGTAATATCAGCTGAACAAGCCCTATGGATGGCAACTAGGTTAGGAGCAATGGCTATCCATAGGAGTGATATCGGAGTTATAGCTAACGGCATGAAAGCAGACGTTATCGCATTAGATATAGACAGGCCAGAATTTCTACCAGCCACCACAGCCTCCGACTACGTACATCACTTGGTGTATTCCGCTAACAAGGACATGGTTAAGCATGTGTGGGTTAATGGCAGCAAAGTAGTAGAGAATGGTCAGTTACTTATGCTTGATGAAGCCGAAACTATAAAGAAAGCAGGTGTAGTTGCAGCCAGGCTGCTGGAGGGTTAA
- a CDS encoding DUF505 domain-containing protein — protein MVILKRHALLLEQILTDMSNGKSFTEVPEGEEMVKELEAMGLIRYETPIRITLTYAGSELANTLHDLYQGKDQKADDEQANITILEKGRLAPPQEWTEDWRFLGSEIIAMLDAAHKAGRVGPVAQEALMERGLAQRVRNDETKKEYIALSNAGKKILNLYREITPRIEVDDKLAGFVRDVPLGPAHSSLLPTGSHEEHLLEAMRLIAYSVPNSDVYAFTALGQAIKMALQDGGFAEGTVISEDIFIALAEHVDGEGTPAGLSLLQTLNYVGNNGELLLSGEWLLEAYRLWKDGPREDVWSFALEAEEVEIMEAIDHVWEKTKSNPEDVPTFDRIRREMIDRKIRQYKDLLERYGRKLEEMPEKYQLIARRFQEAKDLAAWYDDNFDLRQGLYALEAFSLIREEEHDNKAVYSLTDWGRRVLQEQTQNQRDISSVAVKAITMTRKTFSSPNVEWWQEAKESGLIGTSEPSDSGWFYAKLAEQPIRMPYLSEYEMEVFQTIPPKGMTIDELYSELTHLPKERIRWALEKLEARHLIDILPDGNIVETLAGEHMDVALSGRPQGLGEPVNPTIIRVLQALYHVGTLYVKEKKVRMLPRNLDHAIKASGLARKSFEDALELARAAGFVGQNSINESGLMLLEAVDMMNPSTELAGFTEISSIPSEVVA, from the coding sequence ATGGTAATTCTTAAGCGGCACGCCCTCTTGCTGGAGCAAATATTGACCGATATGTCTAATGGTAAGTCATTCACAGAGGTCCCTGAAGGGGAGGAGATGGTCAAAGAGCTAGAGGCTATGGGGCTTATCAGATATGAGACTCCTATAAGAATCACCCTTACCTATGCAGGCAGCGAGCTGGCAAATACTCTACACGACCTCTATCAAGGAAAAGACCAAAAGGCCGATGACGAGCAAGCAAACATAACCATCCTAGAAAAGGGAAGACTAGCCCCTCCTCAAGAATGGACCGAGGATTGGAGATTTTTAGGTAGCGAGATCATAGCGATGTTGGATGCTGCTCACAAAGCTGGCAGGGTAGGGCCAGTTGCACAAGAGGCACTTATGGAGAGGGGCTTAGCTCAGAGAGTGAGGAACGATGAGACGAAGAAAGAATATATAGCTCTTTCGAATGCAGGTAAAAAAATCCTGAACCTGTATAGGGAAATAACACCTCGCATCGAAGTAGATGACAAACTTGCGGGCTTCGTAAGAGATGTGCCCCTAGGGCCGGCGCATTCAAGCCTGCTGCCCACTGGAAGCCACGAAGAGCACCTATTAGAAGCAATGAGGCTGATAGCCTATTCTGTTCCAAACTCAGATGTTTATGCATTTACTGCTCTAGGCCAAGCTATCAAAATGGCCCTCCAAGATGGAGGATTTGCCGAAGGTACTGTTATTAGCGAGGACATATTTATAGCTTTGGCCGAGCATGTAGATGGCGAGGGCACACCTGCAGGGCTTTCTCTACTTCAAACCCTCAATTACGTAGGTAACAATGGCGAATTGCTACTTTCCGGAGAATGGCTGCTCGAGGCCTACCGTCTGTGGAAAGATGGTCCTCGTGAGGACGTGTGGAGTTTCGCGCTTGAGGCCGAAGAAGTAGAGATAATGGAAGCTATAGATCATGTATGGGAGAAAACCAAATCCAACCCTGAGGACGTACCCACATTCGATAGGATTCGGCGCGAGATGATAGACCGTAAGATCAGGCAGTACAAGGATCTCCTAGAGCGGTATGGGCGCAAGCTTGAGGAGATGCCTGAAAAATACCAGCTCATAGCTCGCAGATTTCAGGAGGCTAAGGACCTGGCAGCTTGGTATGACGACAACTTCGATCTACGACAGGGTCTGTATGCGCTGGAAGCTTTTAGCCTCATCCGCGAGGAAGAGCATGACAACAAAGCAGTATATAGCTTGACTGATTGGGGTAGGAGAGTACTACAGGAGCAAACACAGAATCAGAGAGATATTAGTTCGGTAGCAGTTAAGGCTATAACTATGACACGCAAAACCTTCTCTTCACCCAATGTGGAATGGTGGCAAGAAGCTAAGGAATCAGGACTTATCGGTACTAGTGAGCCTTCTGATTCTGGCTGGTTCTACGCAAAGCTTGCAGAACAACCCATACGCATGCCTTATCTCTCAGAGTATGAGATGGAGGTATTCCAGACTATTCCCCCAAAGGGCATGACGATAGATGAGCTATACTCCGAGCTCACCCACCTACCTAAAGAGCGAATTCGGTGGGCATTGGAGAAATTAGAGGCCAGACATCTTATTGACATCCTACCGGACGGTAACATCGTAGAAACCCTAGCCGGTGAACACATGGATGTGGCATTATCCGGTAGACCACAGGGGCTGGGAGAACCAGTTAATCCGACCATAATAAGAGTATTACAAGCCCTATATCATGTCGGTACCTTATATGTGAAAGAGAAAAAGGTAAGGATGCTTCCGAGAAACTTAGATCATGCAATAAAGGCTAGTGGTCTAGCGCGCAAATCATTTGAAGATGCTCTCGAATTGGCCCGAGCTGCTGGATTCGTGGGACAAAACAGTATAAATGAATCTGGGCTTATGCTGCTTGAGGCTGTCGACATGATGAACCCATCAACAGAGCTTGCGGGCTTTACAGAGATAAGCAGTATTCCATCAGAAGTAGTAGCCTGA
- a CDS encoding GYD domain-containing protein, which translates to MATYVVLLRFTEEGRKNIGDVSGLDAAKQAAEQMGLQWRQWYMTLGRYDAVVVLEAPDDDTFMKFALSQAKTGTTVSETLKAFTEDDFRRIVASLPS; encoded by the coding sequence ATGGCTACGTATGTAGTGCTCTTAAGGTTTACGGAAGAGGGTAGGAAAAATATCGGTGATGTAAGCGGCCTCGATGCGGCAAAGCAAGCTGCAGAACAGATGGGCTTGCAGTGGAGGCAGTGGTACATGACCCTTGGAAGATATGATGCTGTGGTTGTACTTGAGGCTCCGGATGACGATACATTTATGAAGTTTGCGCTTTCGCAGGCAAAAACTGGCACCACTGTTAGTGAAACCCTCAAGGCTTTTACTGAGGATGATTTCAGGCGGATAGTCGCCTCATTACCTTCCTAA
- a CDS encoding histidinol-phosphatase — protein sequence MVIIILLARLLSFTLSYDMSKTLFDYHNHTYLCGHATGTAEEYVVAAIRLGLTEIGISDHIPMYWLPVDKRDPTIAMSEDKLESYVDTVLSLKSVYPEITIRLGIEADYIPGSEEKLERLLEQYPWDYVYGSVHFIDDWGFDNPEYAHRYEEWDLLELYEKYFEIIASAARSRLFDIIGHIDVIKKWGHEPLESPIELYKHVADVIAESGLAVELNTAGYRKPVGKLYPSGDLLRELVSREVDFVLGSDSHQPSEVGYRLEDALHEAQAYGAIRLVGFSQRRKFSMGQVE from the coding sequence TTGGTAATTATAATACTCCTTGCTCGGTTGCTAAGTTTCACGTTATCATACGACATGTCCAAGACTTTGTTTGACTACCATAACCATACTTATCTCTGTGGACACGCCACCGGCACTGCTGAAGAGTACGTAGTTGCGGCTATAAGACTCGGCCTCACAGAGATAGGTATATCTGATCACATCCCAATGTACTGGCTTCCAGTGGATAAGCGTGATCCTACTATTGCTATGTCGGAAGATAAGCTTGAATCCTATGTTGATACAGTCCTGTCGCTCAAGTCTGTATATCCTGAGATAACTATCAGGCTGGGAATAGAGGCCGATTATATCCCTGGATCGGAGGAAAAGCTAGAGAGATTACTTGAGCAGTATCCGTGGGATTACGTTTATGGCTCTGTGCATTTTATAGATGATTGGGGCTTTGATAATCCCGAATATGCTCATAGATACGAAGAATGGGATCTACTGGAGCTTTATGAGAAGTATTTTGAGATTATAGCTAGTGCTGCTAGGTCGCGACTATTTGACATAATAGGGCATATAGACGTGATAAAGAAGTGGGGACATGAACCACTAGAGAGCCCTATAGAGCTCTATAAGCATGTTGCTGACGTAATAGCTGAATCAGGTTTGGCTGTTGAACTCAATACAGCTGGTTATAGAAAGCCTGTTGGGAAGCTGTACCCTTCGGGGGACCTACTTAGGGAGTTAGTATCTAGAGAAGTAGATTTTGTGCTAGGATCCGATTCTCATCAGCCTTCCGAGGTTGGTTATAGGCTAGAGGATGCCCTACATGAGGCTCAGGCTTATGGAGCTATTCGCTTAGTTGGCTTCAGCCAACGACGAAAGTTTTCGATGGGACAAGTTGAGTAA